The sequence below is a genomic window from Sander lucioperca isolate FBNREF2018 chromosome 6, SLUC_FBN_1.2, whole genome shotgun sequence.
AACTCGGACAACACAGCTTTGATCTGTCATATCTGTACCGACAGAGAAGAAGACTCTCCTGGGACGTGGCACCCTGACCTTCTGATGACTCTCAGAATGATGGGTGATAAACTGAGAAAATCActttcctcctctctgcagACGGATAACCATGGCGCTCCCAGAGATCAGAGACACCGTGTGTGGATGCAGATGAAGTAGCTGTGATCAAACGTGTGAAATCTTTCATTTAGGTCTGCGAAGAATCTGAAAGTTTATTGTCACATTTGTGTGTGAGGAAGGTCTGATACCTGCAAACCTGTTTAATCCATCAGTATGAGACACGTATCCTACAATAATATAGGGCGAAAGTTGACACGGTGTAACAGAGGCCTCAAACGAACACTTTAAGATATATTTGTCCTCGTGCGTGAAGATGTGCTCGTGCACGTAGCCTATACGGGATTAATTACAATAAGCCTAAATCTCACTGTAGCCTAACCTGAATCTAAATACCTTCACATTAATgacaaacaaaaatatgttccagtattattataataattattattatcatctgtACAGCAGGTCGTGAAAAGGTGTGCGGTGGCTGTAACCTGCTGGCTGCTGGTGTCAGGGCTGCTCTTTTCATCTTGCAGCACACTCCATCAGACAGCACAGATCAGAGAGGGCTGCAGCCCGCTGATAACAGCCTCTGTCATTAACTCTTTCATTCTGAGCTGGTGCAGCCATTTTCGTTCCCACAACTGAAAattacaacaaaacacacacgcacacacacacacacacacacacacacacacacacacacacacacacacacacaaaacgcaCACAGCAGGAGCAAGACAGAGTGAGCGATTTATTTTATGATTCACGAGATGCACAGGCCTGATACAGCTCGGCCTGCATTCCCTCATCAGAAACTGGGAGTGAAATCATCGTGGTGCAGCTTTGTTTCATAAAgagtattaaataaataaacgaACAATAAAGCCTTTGCCAGTGGCACCAATTCTTAGTTTGCACCAAAGGGGGTTATTTATTCTACTTTTAAGAGGATTTTAGAATAATTAGGCCTATACTATTTTACATTACCAGTACAGACAGGCGTAACTGTGGTGTTTTATCCTTCTTTAAATCTCTGTCACACATTCATATTAGGACTCTCAAACTGACTTATACCCTGGGCAAAAATAACAGCAGACTTTTGTTCCCGTTAGTCACATGACGATCACCAGTTGGAGATGTCAGATTACTCTTCTGTTGTTCCGCTGCCTCACTGCTCTTATCAGGTTGCAACATATTCAAGTAAACCAGGTACAGAGCTTTTAATAGGCCATATTACTATTTTATTCTCAAGTACAAAGCAAATAGCCTGGATACAGCCACAGACCGGGTTACAGTATAGCTACTTACTGTATGTTAGTTCAGGCTATTTTAGCGCGCAGAGCAAGGCCGCGGCTTTGTATCATGGTGATGAACTCTGAAACTGCAGCCTGAGGAAACACGGAACATGGCGGACACAAAGCACTAGTGACAAGGCAATGTCAACAATCTGTTTACAGCACTTTGGGCCTCGGCTATAATCACTGAGGCTACATTAACTAGGAACAAAATCACTGCAATtaaagctttttatgactttttagaatttgtcaacaagacaaaaaaagacaatgaaattaaaattaGAGTCTAATCACAGTGATACGTGAATTTATGAAATTTTTCTTTAGgctcgattaaaaaatgtttttgtatgaAGCAGGAAATTATACATACTCTAGCCTATATTTGGGGTACGATTCGTTAGACTGTAAAAGGGTGCAGTAACCTACACTCGAgtccaaagaaaaaaataaatgctaaataaatAGTTTCACGTGAGTTATTCTCTGGCAACCTTTCTTTTCGAACAGGCTTTCCCAGATTTGTaattaacaaaacaaatctCGTAGCATATAAGCCTACATAGGCTATATACATTTTTCGCAACGGAAACACCACCATGGCTCAGACTACCTCATCACAGACACTCAATGAATGagtgcatgaatgaatgaatgtccTGACTGAAGACTTCAGCCTGAAAATAGAGCAGGTGGATTAAAAGAAAATCTAACTACTTTTTaaatttatgaaaaaataaattgtatccACTTTGAAAAGCTATTTCAAAATATGTGCGATCTCAAGTTCTATATCTTACCATCAATTAGCAAAgaccaaatacacaaaatattgtttttcctCAACAAACGCAACACGGTTTATAAACCCGATCCATGTAATCCCAGAAGCAACTTGGGTTACTATTTTTGTGCTCCACGTCGTCTTCTCATTAAAAAGAATAACTAATAAGAAATAATGATGCTAgatttcttaaaaataaaatcctagttttgtattttatctgGTCCAAGGAGTTGGGGTTTTCGTCAAATTCCAGCCTTCTTTTATATGCGTAAAGTTATGCAGGATTTAAGGCCCTTGCAATGTCATTGGATGTCAGGATGAGGTATTATAGATTATGGGTTGGGGAAGGGATGGTGGGGGTTCTGCAAGCACCTCCCCTAGAAATGCAGCAAATCTCTCCCGTTTTCTCCTGGTGGGGCACTGGGAGGGCTGGAGACGTGCTTTGCATTGGCAGGCTGATGAGGACACGTGTCTCCTCCCTGCCTCCCCCCCGGGCTCCACGGTACCGCATTGGCATCAGTAAAGACACCTGAAAACCGACAACCAACTCCTGGAAACGCTGCCTGCCACCTTATAACCCAAAAGAAAACGATATTATAGGCCCTACAGAAACCTGTGGCTCGCCTTTCTTCGTGCGTAAAGCTTTTGCGCACACCGCCGAACTGCCTCAGAGACTGAATAGGTGCGCTACTCGTCAAGCATCAGAGCGTAGTGCCAAGATGCAGAAACGGAGCAGCGACGTCTGAAGGTGACATGAACCTGGGGATAATCAAGAGCAGCAGGCGTACCTTGAACAATAAGTGGAGATAGCAACTGAAAACCGTCGGTGTCTTGAAACAAAACTTGCGCTTTTCCTCGTGGCTTTATCTAATGCAGAAAATCGAGAGCTGTCATCCAAAGTAGCCTCACATTTTGACTGACTGGAGGACGAAAACACTAATTAAGCTGCAGACAGTTGCAATTTAGGAGAGGAGCGAAAAATGGCGACGTTAATCAGAAGCAAGCTTTCTAATAAACTGTCAAATGCAGCCACCACTGTCTCCAACAAATCCCAGGCGAAGGTGAGCGGGATGTTCGCCAGGATGGGGTTCCAGGCCGCCACCGACGAGGAGGGTCTGGGCTTCGCCGCCTGTGATGACCTGGACTACGACCACCGGCAAGGCATGCAGATGGACATTTTGACAACCGATGAGATGGGAGGAGAGGGGAGCGGAGAAGCGCTGGATGGGGACAGCCACTACCAGAGGGACGGCACCGGTCCACCAAACTCAGCCTCAAAAGACGGAGATCTGGTGAACGAGTTGACTGAAGCCAAACCAAAAATCACCGCTTGGGAGGCGGGCTGGAACGTCACGAATGCAATCCAGGTAAAGACGCACTTCACGGATTATAAACGGGCGGTTCCGGTGCTCTGTTCTAATTGGCTGAGGCATCACCAGAACAGCTGTGAAATTTGAGATAAACGCACACCTGCGACCGTATAAAAGGTTTATTAAAATATTCATGTTTAAAACACCAGGTTCTGTCCCTTTGAAGCAACTTCGTCTAGTTGCTGTTTTTAATAATGCTGTAAAAAAGATTAACCGGAATTACTTTTAGTTTAAGAATAAAAGATTTCTTGAACCCCAACTCATTTTTAttcttatatatttttatttgagCAATGCAGAGATTTCAGAGCAGCTAAGGCGTTACTATGCGCTGAAAAAGGGAGAGTTGATGCCCTGTGACTCCCCGCCTACTCCTCCTCCACATTCTTTGTCTGTATAGTGATGTCCAGTGATACCTGATCACCTCATACTCTGCATGGCAACGAGTAAATTAATCTATAAAAGACACCATCATTTTTTAGACTTTGATCGTAGATATCTTAATCCTATTTTCCCCATCTTTTTGGATCATATTGGGGCTATTTAAAGTAACCATCATTAATTGCAGCTGTAACATAAAGCCCATGTACGAAATGAAGTTAAGATGTCTGGACATACAGGCCTACAGCTTTACGCAACATATGAAGTGTAGGCTAATGAGTCACAATATTGTCTTGGAAATTGCATTTTCAGACAGAAATAAGTAGCATGAAGATTTGTATGTGTGGAGGAAATTTAATTTCAGAAAATACTGACCATCATTTAAAGTGCGAGGATATACTCGAAAGTGGAGTCTGCGATGCGACATGAATCCCTCGACCCAATGCCTTATCATGGCTGTGGTCATGGCGGTCACCGTGACGTCAGAGTGTGTCTCCTCCAGTTCGTAGTGACGTCAGAGGCGGGCGGATGCGCTCAAAGCAAAGTGGAAAACCCACAACATGAAAACGGGAGTGACATCCATTAAAGAGGCAGGCCGACCAAAGCCAAGGCCCACGTTTTATTAAGATTagattaattaaaataaaaaatatatatatgttcagAAATTCATAAATGATCAGGCCTACTACTTGGTGACTAAACCTTAACAGTTTAAGCCATTAACAATGTTTTGTGTCCTTCTTTTTATGGTTATAGGGGATGTTCGTTCTTGGTTTGCCCTACGCCATCCTGCACGGAGGATACCTCGGACTCTTTCTCATTATTTTCGCCGCCGTAGTGTGTTGTTACACGGGGAAAATCCTAATTGCCTGCCTGTATGAGGAGGACGAAGACGGGCAGCTCGTCCGTGTGAGGGACTCCTATGTGGACATTGCCAACGCCTGCTGCGCGCCCAGATTCCCATCTTTAGGTGGCCATGTCGTGAATGTAGCCCAAATCATAGAGCTAGTGATGACTTGCATCCTATATGTGGTGGTCAGTGGCAATCTCATGTACAACAGCTTCCCCAACATGCCTATTTCCCAGAAGTCGTGGGCCATCATCGCCACCATCGCTCTCCTCCCCTGCGCCTTCCTCAGGAGCCTGAAAGCCGTCTCCAAGTTCAGCTTGCTGTGCACGATGGCCCACTTTGTCATCAACGTCCTGGTGATAGCTTACTGCCTCTCCAGAGCGAGGGACTGGGCCTGGGACAAGGTCAAGTTTTACATCGATGTCAAGAAGTTCCCTATCTCCATTGGGATTATCGTGTTCAGCTACACCTCGCAGATCTTCCTGCCGTCTCTGGAGGGGAACATGCAGAAACCGAGCGAGTTCCACTGCATGATGAACTGGACTCACATCGCTGCCTGCATCCTCAAGGGCCTGTTCGCCCTAGTGGCCTACTTGACCTGGGCTGATGCAACCAAGGAGGTCATCACAGACAACCTGCCCTCAACCATCAGAGCTGTCGTCAACATCTTTCTAGTGGCCAAAGCTTTGCTGTCGTATCCGCTGCCGTTTTTCGCTGCTGTCGAGGTATTAGAGAAATCGTTTTTCCAGGACGGAGGACGTGCGATCTTTCCAGATTGCTACAGAGGCGATGGACGCATTAAACCCTGGGGGCTCACTCTCCGATGTATCCTTGTTGTGTTCACCTTGCTCATGGCGGTCTTTGTGCCACATTTCGCCCTCCTTATGGGTCTCACTGGCAGCCTGACAGGTGCAGGCCTGTGCTTTCTGCTTCCCAGTCTCTTCCACCTGAGGCTTTTATGGAGAAAGCTGCTATGGCACCAGGTCTTCTTTGATGTCGCCATCTTTGTAATAGGAGGTATATGCAGCATATCTGGGTTTATCCACTCAATGGAAGGGCTCGTAGAGGCCTTCAGATATAACATACAAGAGTAAATGCAAAGCCATTGCTGGAACTAGATGTTAACTGCAAATCCCACCATttagtgaaaaatgaaaacacgactTCCCGGCAAGCGCAGCTCTCTGCTTTATTCATGCGTAAAAAGCGCGCACACAACACACGCGGACATTTTCGCACTCATACAGTCTTGCATCAAGTCAGAAAAAATGCGCGCATACACAGAAATAGATCCCGTGGTAGTGAAGGAATCCAATGcatccacaacacacacaatacatgtTGTAAAAATTTGCGAACAAACGTACATATACATATTTTCCAGTGGAGTGAACGTTTACAATATTGACCTTAAACACAATTGCAAAAagggcagttttttttttccgtcGCTCTTGTGGTGCTTCCCCACATGAGTCTTCACTTCATGTAACGCTATACGAGTTTATGATGGACGGACTTTCGACAGCATAATGTGATTTAAGATGAGttttaaaagaacaaaaaaaatagaaatgctACTTTCTTCTATAGGTAATTTTCAATATGATTATGGGCAGTGAATGTGGTGTTAAGTCCAGAAAAAGCCTGTGGACACACAAGACGGAAAAATAACACAATGGCAATAACCAGCAATAGAAACACATGAGTGCATATAGAATATGTAAAAGAATAGCGAGGTTTCGTTAGAAATGAGGAAATTGGACCTTCCCCGAGCAGTTTAAAATACTGGAAATGCAAAATATCAAAGTACACAGCAGCTATAAAAACTATGCATTGAATGTATGATCGGCCTATTTCAGACACACAAAATATAATGAAACTGGGATATGGAAATGACAATTCCTTCAAATTTAGATTATCCTGCGTGAAAGTGTTAATGCTTTGATATTTTTTGCTCCCATATTTTAGTGAGCTTTTAAATTCGGCAATAACATTCACCTGACCTGAGATACACATTCAAAGCCCACACCCTGGCCCAATTTCAGCTAAATGGGGACCCCATATTGAAACCCTACACACTCAATTTGCCATAATGCTTTTTCCCCCCcattacatttgaaaacacacacGAAAATTCGGTGTCTGaaaatctaaaaaagaaaaaagattgaAGAGGAAAATGTGCATACAGACATTTTTCATTCCGTGCAATCCAATGGGTCCTGTGGAAATGTTATAAAACCGTATGTGTAGTGTGTTATTGTGGTTACAAAAAGATGGAATGTATATCTCAAAGTCGTTATCATATATCGTGAAATTAATATTAAAGAATAAAGAAATAAGTGAAATTAtattgtaaaaatgtgtgtggTTTTATGTAAAACGAAAAACGTTCagaacatgtattttttttctctataataaaagacagaaaatgatGAAGAATATACtcgtatttatatttttgattttATCGAAATTGAGGTTAACTGACACCGTGTAAAGGCTGCGAGGGCCAAGTGGCTTAGAATCAAATAACCATACAGTGTCCCGGTGTTGGTGAGAGGGGGACGAGAGTCGACAGGCCTACTCTGTCTAATCAAATCCTACCATCTTTTTCTAAGCTATATATTCTAGAGTTCTGGCTATATATGAAGTGAAAGCACACGTTTTCCATCGGCCCTTGCATCCCTGCATgttcaaaaaaaagtaatctcaACAGACTTTCTGCTGCAGGCAGCATCAGGCCTTATGGTCGACCTGTTAATCcagtgttgattttttttttttttttttgcgcagACATCTGGACACACCGTTCATTCTCTGAGTGGGGCTAATCTCCAGATGTTGAAACATCAAGCTCCCGGGTGCAAACAAATGGCGCGGATGGAGTATCCAATTTAAATTACTagcatcttaaaaaaaaaaagccagctcATATGCAACGAAACTGCAAGGAGAGGGAAACGTGATCACATATTTCTAATGTGATCACCGGATTAACAGCCTAGAAGCACAGTGAGGCTATCTCTAGCTCTAAGTAGATCAACATCTTCTTCGATAGTTTTGTTAGGCGGTACCCCAGACTTTAGTTCAATATGCAAAATcaagccatatatatatatatatatataaaaatataatcatAAGTATGACAATTTCCTACTGACAGGCATCGCCAGTcataaaaaaagcaaacaattTATAGTCATAACCCTAACATCTTGAAGCCCAAACAGAAACTAGCCACACAGACGTAAATtcataaaattaattaattctaAGATAACTAACAAAGTTATTAGACGAATTTCCTCCTATAATCAACTCCCAGTTTTACTAAATATGATCATGCCTGGAGAGCCACCTACTGGACAGGAGAGAGCTATTGCttcaaaacagaaaaattatAGCAGTAGGCTTCTCAGCATTATGTACCTTACAGAGATACCATGTAGTCGTTTTAACGATTACATTACCATTAATCACgctagaatttttttttttccccttcttaaATATCTTTTCGCCTTTTACTGGCCAGGTACCAGCTTTGTGGGATCTCTTTTCATTATTTGATCATTTTGTTCAAATCTTAAATTTCAGTCCCTGCCTCTAATTAAGTGTATCACGAACATTCCCTtcgactcatttaaaaaaaaaaaagaccaatttCTATTCCCCACTTATTTGTGATGCAATCTTATGGATACAAGTCTTTAATTATTCAATTGCCAACTTTagatttcaacattttattgtaGCAGAAATTTAACTGAGTGAAAGAGGTGACCGTGGAATTAATACTACCAAACAATCTAACTCTACTAGTATTCTGGCGCCATCTGCTGGCTGCATGACACTGGAAGAGCATAAAAGGTGTGGGGGGGTGATATTGGAAGCATGCTGCTCATTGGACATATAGCGCTAAGTCTTGCTTATAAAGTATTTAAGACAATTTACAAGAGCGTATGTGCACATAAGACAAACATAAcatacttaaatatatatactgCTTAATTTCCCAAGATATATATCCACAaaagttagttttttatttCAAGTAATACCATTTTTGAAAAACTCAATAAAATTCTCATAATTACACAAAAACAGTGAAATATTTACAGGCAATAGAATGCCActgttaagaaaagaaaaaggataagaagattaaaaacaaaaaaaacaaccacaaagtgGCTTAAGATGCCTGCAGACATAAACATCCACATGCAGTGATTTTGTAGACAAGCAGCTTCTGATAAATCATTTGCACACtggtgttcatgtttcacaccGTTGTACAGCATGTGTTCCGCACTACTCCGCCCTCACACGTACAGACCTCAGGTGTTGGGTGGAGGGGAACAAAGTGGCTCACTGGGGGGACTCttgcttgttcagggttgtgGGTTTCTTGGTGGCGCTCTCAACCAACCAGGGGTGGGACAGGACTCCCTCGATGGACAGTCTGTGCATGGGGTTGTGCTTCAGCAGCCTGGCAACCAAGTCTTTGGCTCCCGCACTAATAGTGGACTGTGCAGGGTAAGTGTACTCCACCTGGatgataaaatacaaaaaaaaaaatttaaaaaaaagaaattgtacaAAGATTAAAACAGCAATTATAAACAAAATTGTAGTGCAGGCCTGCAAACTCAAGTGGGATGAAAAAGGGGACAGTTCTGAAACTCTGCAGCTCGACAATAGAGTATGTCAGTTGTTGGGGTGTCTAGCCATCTATGCTTTACCCTTGATATTTTGCGGTAGGTCTCCTCATGACTTTTTGTTTCAAAGGGGGGACTTCCAACCAGGAACTCGTAGCAAAGGACCCCCAGACTCCACAGGTCCACCTTTTCATCATGAGTTTTCCCCTCAATCATCTCAGGAGGCAAGTAGTCCAGCGTTCCACACAGCGTGGATCTCCTGAACAAGGGAAGAGAAatggatgaagaaaaaaaaaaaaaaaaaaagtctagacAAAAGGGGAACCATTTCCTAACATGAGCACAGACACTGAAGCCAAACAAGTCAATTGCAAATGCAacgcaaaaaaacattacaattcCACTGTTTCACTACTACTGGCCTCTACAGATTCAATACTTCATTAAACAAAAAAGGTTAAACAACAAAAGTGTTGTTTGTACAAAAGCACGTGTGCATACCTGGAGGAGGGTGTGTGAACAGACCAGCCAAAATCGGCAATCTTCAGCTCCCCGTTGGCCCCAAGTAACAGGTTCTCTGGTTTGATGTCCCTGTGGATCACCTTCTTGGAGTGGCAATAGTTGAGAGCATCTGCCAGCTCCATGATGTACTAGAACAGCACATAAGCATGGTGAATACAACATGCCTCACAGGTCAAGTGTATTTGACAGCATCCTCTCAAACTTTGAAACGTTCAATAAACTCAACCACTGAACACGAATTTACTGGTATATGGAATTAGTATACAACTTATATGAATGCATTTGTTTCcctgaataataaataaataaatacacatgcGTTTAAGTTGGTGATGTCAATTGCTCATTTGATAGCAACGTATATATTTGACAATTCAATTTTACTTTAATTGGCACTTACTGTGGCACTTCTGGCCTCATCAAAacatccacagcgctgcagctCACTGTACAGTTCCCCCTTGGGTGCAAACTCCAGGATAAGATACACACGAGACGCATCATGGAAGTAACCGTAGAGGCGCAAGATATTCGGGTGCCTGCAGGACAGCGAGGCAGAGGAGCATTCTGGGTATCAAACTATTTCAAAAGAGCAAAGGCGAACTAAATGACGCCAGCGGCTGCTTCATAGAAGCTTTTACACATCAAACCAACATATTTACAAATATGTACATAATTATCCCAAAAAACACCCCACTCACTTCAGTTTGTCTTGGTCACTCTTTAAAAGATGAGTTAGAAGAGGATATTTCAGTATTCAAGTTTAGCATCAATTCCATGTGGCAATTACTGTCAACATTGCAAAGTTCTCTTCTAGTATGTAGCAGTGGCTGCTGAGAACTGAGGTGACTAGACATTTCCATTTTTTCCCCTCTTCATATGATTTGAGTTTGTGTTTGTAACATCGACCTTGTACCAGCCAACAaaactaagggcgttttcacacatacctcatttggtccggactttcggacttttcagtttgatccgaaccaaaattagaggtgtgaaacctcccccggaccacggtccggatcaaaagaccaaattttggtccgaccaaaagaggtggtctcggtccggaccaaactgaaccatggtctggttcgtttacagtgtgaaagcattttttggatggttcagactttcggaccaaatagaaggctctccttgtgttacaagaccggggaatagctcctttaaggaatagctcggtgcttagtgtgtaggctacatgagtgtgacggtgaatgcgctcagagcagacagctgtcggctatcagagcagagaatacatcagtagtttatttgttaagtggtagtaaatgtacagtgtaggtttccgtttatctttgaataaattctccagaaagttccagtgccttgcttctcaacatcacaacaaagcaaaaagagccgcggcagtaggggagagcagcagtcagctgaaaaaactccgacaccgagagaggagacgagaggacggggaagcccgtctacaaaccaatcaattagaagtatctggagacgcagctcacgtatgtgatgacggcagaacgtagttttgtcacgtatagatctttagtgcgcttgcataactgcagtgtgaaaccaaaacttaccggatcaaatgtatacaatgtaacaaaaacatgaaccttggtccggactttcatgtgtgaaaacgccctaagcaGGTTTGTCTTACCGGTGATTCAGAAATCAGGTTAGCAGCAACCAACGtccctttaaaatgtaataattaaGATGACCACTGTGTCAAAATGCCCAACTACAGTCAGATTTCATATTGGGCATTACAGCACATAATTTAAACGCAACATTACCTGAGGTGAGACTGGATCTCCACTTCCCTCCTCAGCTGGTGCTCCACCCCGGCCTTCTCTAGCTGCTTCTTGAAGAGCACCTTCAGGGCCAAGATGAACCTACTTTGTCGCTCTCTGGCCATGTAGACATTGCCAAATTTACCCTTTCCTAGGGGACGGCCAATGTCAAAATTCTCCAGGCTCCACCGCTTGCTGTGTGAGCAGAAATGTGCATAGTTACAGACAACACAATTTGTAATCTTACCAAAGACtacatatgtaaaaaaaaaaagtatagtgaATCATGCTTAGACATACTTTGATGAAGAGGTGTTTGCAGAATCCTTCACGGCAGGTTTGTCTAACAAaagggagtaaaaaaaaaaatatatatatatatatacacacattttaagatCCAGAACcacttaaaacacacacacacacacactttgcattATGCTTACTTTGGGGCTTCTCCAGCTTTGCCGGTTCTGTTGGTGGTTTGGCCAGCTCCGGGTTAACCTTGCGCATGTCTTGCGTTTTTGGTTGGTTTTGTTGAGAAACACGTTTGGGCAGTGGTGAATCATGAGTAGAAGGGTTCACATTCTGATTAGCGGGGTGTGTGGACTTGATAGCAACAGAGGCATGAGATGCTGGTTTCTGGTGGCTCATAGGCCTCTGAATGCGCTGAGGTCCATTCGACACACCTAGAACCCGATGATGTGGAGTTGGTGTAACAACAGCAATCTGTGACTGCTGTGACACTGGAATCCGCTTAGGCCCATCACCGTTTGACTGTAATCAAAGATAATCACCAAACACTGAATAAACtggctcttaaaaaaaaaaaaaaaaaaaaaaaaa
It includes:
- the aurka gene encoding aurora kinase A, which gives rise to MESSARFKLTKDMKIPRPEVKSNGDGPKRIPVSQQSQIAVVTPTPHHRVLGVSNGPQRIQRPMSHQKPASHASVAIKSTHPANQNVNPSTHDSPLPKRVSQQNQPKTQDMRKVNPELAKPPTEPAKLEKPQNKPAVKDSANTSSSNKRWSLENFDIGRPLGKGKFGNVYMARERQSRFILALKVLFKKQLEKAGVEHQLRREVEIQSHLRHPNILRLYGYFHDASRVYLILEFAPKGELYSELQRCGCFDEARSATYIMELADALNYCHSKKVIHRDIKPENLLLGANGELKIADFGWSVHTPSSRRSTLCGTLDYLPPEMIEGKTHDEKVDLWSLGVLCYEFLVGSPPFETKSHEETYRKISRVEYTYPAQSTISAGAKDLVARLLKHNPMHRLSIEGVLSHPWLVESATKKPTTLNKQESPQ
- the slc32a1 gene encoding vesicular inhibitory amino acid transporter, producing MATLIRSKLSNKLSNAATTVSNKSQAKVSGMFARMGFQAATDEEGLGFAACDDLDYDHRQGMQMDILTTDEMGGEGSGEALDGDSHYQRDGTGPPNSASKDGDLVNELTEAKPKITAWEAGWNVTNAIQGMFVLGLPYAILHGGYLGLFLIIFAAVVCCYTGKILIACLYEEDEDGQLVRVRDSYVDIANACCAPRFPSLGGHVVNVAQIIELVMTCILYVVVSGNLMYNSFPNMPISQKSWAIIATIALLPCAFLRSLKAVSKFSLLCTMAHFVINVLVIAYCLSRARDWAWDKVKFYIDVKKFPISIGIIVFSYTSQIFLPSLEGNMQKPSEFHCMMNWTHIAACILKGLFALVAYLTWADATKEVITDNLPSTIRAVVNIFLVAKALLSYPLPFFAAVEVLEKSFFQDGGRAIFPDCYRGDGRIKPWGLTLRCILVVFTLLMAVFVPHFALLMGLTGSLTGAGLCFLLPSLFHLRLLWRKLLWHQVFFDVAIFVIGGICSISGFIHSMEGLVEAFRYNIQE